A stretch of the Janthinobacterium sp. 64 genome encodes the following:
- a CDS encoding insulinase family protein — translation MTTFEKIRTHEIPDLRATVEEYVEPSSGARHIHLVTERGDLTFLVGFPTVPQTNDGRAHILEHLALCGSRRYPVRDPFFSMMRRSTASFMNAMTYADRTAYPFASTDRNDFFNLLDVYLDATFFPQLDYLNFLQEGWRYTLEDGKLAYQGVVFNEMKGAFADPMRALYRGLTGHLLAGTTYEVEYGGDPLAIPALTHDMLKDFHATHYHPSQAVFMSSGPIAAADVQRRIAERVLVERTGSAPRRLPQLATVDAPRKATIAIPSQAGENDNGVQIAWILGESADPTVYYHADLLQAGLMGDASAPLRKAMESAGYGRPARINGMSPDARQMLFHVGMEGLKKSQLAQARTLLWATLERVADTGVPEETLRAALRDITYGQRDTSGGQMPNILSRMLAVLPVAMRGGDVVTAFDSTAILEQLRRDVADPDFFRGLVRNLLDNPARLDADVLPDSDYFKQRAATERAKLDSAQATLASADLERIATDNAALDALQRQSSDSSVLPRIRPGDVSVEPLALPDTGAAADGKYVFSVPSNGISYARVQVDVSALPEADWAWLQLYASLREDLGVADMGFEEAAAWRRSRVARHAIGVNAVQNTRAGLRVSMNFFASALREEHAQIAEMLDAYVNRPRFDEDERIRFLVDQMARQHLDGLTQDGDRYARLAATAPVSPLRAFEYATEGAPFVPFLTGLQALVATPDGLRQVRDRLATLHARMVECPQTLLCTGSGDDARALSSLFEGFAAHGAATRALPAPVTAPAGLALYAPNQVNHCHIAWAAPGQCHRDAPALAVAAQLLTAQLLHPAVRERGGAYGGFAAYMEGAGTFTMSSFRDPRLAGTYADFATALERVTDTAFTEDQLEEAIISVLKKLDHPASPFDAVLTAWALHLRDIDLTVRRQFRLGVLGCTIGDVKAAVKRWLKDETPSRAASVGNVEQDLAGLRVLDLLAYGKGKPASMPPN, via the coding sequence ATGACGACATTCGAAAAAATCCGAACCCACGAGATTCCGGACCTGCGCGCGACGGTTGAGGAATACGTCGAGCCTTCATCCGGTGCGCGCCACATCCACCTGGTCACGGAGCGCGGGGACCTGACGTTCCTCGTCGGCTTCCCGACTGTCCCGCAGACGAACGACGGCCGCGCGCACATCCTGGAACATCTCGCGTTGTGTGGCTCGCGTCGCTATCCGGTGCGCGATCCGTTCTTCTCGATGATGCGCCGTTCGACGGCCAGCTTCATGAACGCGATGACGTACGCAGACCGCACCGCGTATCCGTTCGCGAGCACGGACCGCAACGACTTTTTCAACCTGCTCGATGTGTACCTGGACGCCACGTTCTTCCCCCAGCTCGACTACCTGAACTTCTTGCAGGAAGGCTGGCGCTACACACTGGAGGACGGCAAGCTGGCTTACCAGGGCGTGGTCTTCAACGAAATGAAGGGTGCGTTCGCCGACCCGATGCGCGCACTGTATCGTGGCCTGACCGGGCATTTGCTCGCGGGCACGACGTACGAAGTCGAGTACGGTGGCGATCCGCTCGCCATCCCGGCGCTTACGCATGACATGCTGAAGGACTTCCATGCGACGCACTACCACCCGTCGCAGGCCGTCTTCATGTCGTCCGGACCGATCGCGGCGGCCGATGTGCAGCGCCGCATCGCCGAGCGAGTGCTGGTGGAACGCACCGGCAGCGCACCGCGCCGGCTGCCGCAGCTGGCCACGGTCGACGCACCACGCAAGGCCACCATCGCAATTCCGTCGCAGGCCGGAGAGAATGACAACGGGGTACAGATTGCGTGGATCCTCGGCGAGTCTGCCGATCCGACGGTGTACTACCACGCGGACCTGCTCCAGGCCGGGCTGATGGGCGACGCCTCGGCGCCGCTGCGCAAGGCCATGGAATCGGCCGGCTATGGCCGACCGGCCCGCATCAACGGCATGAGCCCGGACGCGCGCCAGATGCTGTTCCACGTCGGCATGGAAGGGCTCAAGAAGTCGCAATTAGCTCAGGCCCGTACCTTGCTCTGGGCCACGCTGGAACGTGTCGCCGACACCGGCGTGCCGGAGGAAACGCTACGGGCTGCCCTACGCGACATCACGTACGGTCAGCGCGATACATCGGGCGGCCAGATGCCCAATATCCTGTCGCGGATGCTCGCAGTCCTACCCGTCGCAATGCGTGGCGGCGACGTCGTCACTGCATTTGATAGCACGGCGATACTGGAACAGTTGCGCCGCGACGTCGCCGACCCTGACTTCTTCCGGGGCCTCGTGCGGAACCTGCTGGACAACCCGGCGCGGCTGGACGCAGACGTTCTGCCGGACTCTGACTATTTCAAGCAACGCGCCGCAACTGAGCGCGCCAAACTCGATTCCGCCCAGGCCACGCTGGCGTCCGCCGACCTGGAACGGATCGCCACCGATAACGCCGCGCTCGATGCTCTTCAGCGTCAATCGAGCGATTCATCCGTGTTACCACGCATCCGCCCGGGTGACGTCAGTGTCGAGCCGCTCGCACTACCGGATACCGGTGCCGCAGCAGATGGCAAGTATGTATTTTCGGTTCCCTCAAACGGCATTTCTTATGCCAGAGTCCAGGTCGACGTAAGCGCGTTGCCAGAGGCCGATTGGGCTTGGCTGCAGCTGTATGCGAGCCTGCGCGAAGACCTCGGTGTTGCGGACATGGGCTTCGAAGAGGCTGCCGCGTGGCGCCGCTCCCGCGTCGCCCGCCACGCCATCGGGGTCAACGCGGTGCAGAATACTCGAGCCGGGCTGCGCGTCTCCATGAACTTCTTCGCCAGCGCGCTGCGCGAGGAGCACGCGCAGATCGCGGAGATGCTCGACGCCTACGTCAACCGGCCTCGCTTCGATGAAGACGAGCGCATCCGCTTCCTCGTTGACCAGATGGCGCGTCAGCATCTCGACGGTCTTACCCAAGACGGTGACCGTTACGCACGCCTGGCTGCGACCGCCCCCGTATCGCCACTGCGTGCGTTCGAATACGCGACGGAAGGCGCACCCTTCGTCCCGTTCCTCACCGGCCTTCAGGCGCTGGTCGCTACGCCGGATGGCCTGCGCCAGGTCAGGGACCGCCTGGCCACCCTGCATGCGCGCATGGTGGAGTGCCCGCAAACGCTGCTGTGCACCGGTTCCGGCGACGATGCGCGGGCGCTCTCCAGCCTGTTTGAGGGGTTCGCAGCGCATGGCGCAGCCACGCGAGCGCTCCCGGCACCCGTGACTGCGCCGGCCGGCCTGGCGCTGTACGCCCCGAACCAGGTCAACCATTGCCATATCGCATGGGCGGCACCCGGCCAGTGCCACCGCGACGCGCCGGCGCTGGCAGTGGCGGCGCAGCTGCTGACGGCGCAACTGCTGCACCCGGCCGTGCGCGAACGCGGCGGCGCCTACGGCGGCTTTGCCGCTTACATGGAAGGTGCCGGTACGTTCACGATGAGCTCCTTCCGCGATCCGCGCCTGGCAGGTACCTATGCCGACTTTGCGACGGCGCTCGAGCGGGTGACGGATACAGCTTTCACGGAAGATCAACTGGAAGAGGCGATCATTTCGGTGCTCAAGAAGCTCGACCATCCGGCGTCGCCGTTCGACGCGGTGCTCACGGCCTGGGCGTTGCACCTGCGCGACATCGACCTGACGGTACGCCGGCAATTCCGTTTAGGCGTACTCGGATGCACGATCGGAGACGTCAAGGCTGCGGTGAAGCGTTGGCTCAAGGACGAGACACCGAGCCGCGCGGCGTCGGTCGGGAACGTCGAGCAGGACCTGGCCGGGCTGCGGGTGCTTGATCTGCTCGCGTACGGCAAGGGCAAGCCCGCGTCCATGCCGCCAAACTGA
- a CDS encoding leucyl aminopeptidase, whose amino-acid sequence MKCNDGAAGSLATTRTACIAVGVFEDGVLTREAELLDASGAITAAVAAKDVSGKPGSSLLLRQVEGIEAQRLLLVGLGHHHTLSDAVFAKAIRTALRCFQQLSADEAILALPLASVEGRDAAWAIRHTAQTAHELAYRRDRLKSEPATLPAGVASLVLWHPPTDAAQAALAEGLATGEGTALARELGDLPPNICSPTYLAERAGKLAADYHFELEVLDRAALAELKMNAYLAVADGSEASPAFFVLRHRGGTPGEAPVVLVGKGLTFDSGGISIKPSAAMDEMKYDMAGAACVLGVFRAIGEMKLALNVVGIVAACENMPSGRATRPGDIVTSMNGLTIEVLNTDAEGRLVLCDALTYAERFEPAAVIDIATLTGACVVALGHHNSGLFTRTSPAHEHLAAALLAASKQSGDPIWRMPVEEPYFEQLKSEFADLANIGSPGGGAIVAAAFLERFTRKYIWAHLDVAGTAWKSGADKGATGRPVPLLARWLCNLAQERRQEKSA is encoded by the coding sequence ATGAAATGCAACGATGGCGCAGCAGGCTCGCTGGCCACAACCCGTACCGCTTGCATCGCGGTCGGGGTATTCGAAGACGGCGTCCTGACCCGCGAGGCCGAGCTGCTCGACGCCAGTGGCGCGATCACTGCTGCCGTGGCGGCAAAGGACGTCAGCGGCAAGCCTGGCTCAAGCCTCCTGCTGCGCCAAGTGGAGGGGATTGAGGCCCAACGCTTGCTGCTGGTGGGCCTCGGCCACCACCACACCCTGAGCGACGCAGTCTTCGCCAAGGCTATTCGGACCGCGCTGCGCTGCTTTCAGCAACTGAGCGCGGACGAAGCCATCCTGGCGCTGCCTCTGGCGAGCGTCGAGGGCCGTGACGCAGCTTGGGCGATCCGACACACAGCCCAGACCGCGCACGAGCTGGCATATCGGCGAGATCGCCTGAAAAGCGAACCTGCGACGCTGCCTGCCGGTGTCGCCAGCCTGGTGCTGTGGCATCCGCCGACCGATGCCGCCCAGGCGGCTCTTGCCGAAGGCCTTGCCACTGGAGAAGGCACGGCACTGGCGCGCGAATTGGGCGACCTGCCGCCGAACATCTGCTCGCCGACCTACTTGGCCGAGCGCGCCGGCAAGCTGGCGGCGGATTACCACTTTGAACTGGAGGTGCTGGACCGCGCCGCGCTCGCCGAGCTGAAGATGAACGCCTATCTGGCGGTTGCGGACGGCAGCGAAGCGTCGCCGGCCTTCTTCGTGCTACGCCACCGGGGCGGGACGCCGGGTGAGGCGCCCGTAGTGCTGGTTGGTAAAGGCCTGACGTTCGACAGCGGCGGCATTTCCATCAAACCTAGCGCTGCGATGGACGAGATGAAGTACGACATGGCGGGCGCGGCTTGCGTGCTGGGCGTGTTCCGTGCCATCGGCGAAATGAAGCTGGCGCTGAACGTCGTCGGCATCGTCGCAGCCTGCGAAAACATGCCGTCGGGACGTGCCACGCGGCCTGGCGATATCGTCACCTCGATGAATGGCCTGACCATTGAAGTGCTCAACACCGATGCGGAGGGACGACTCGTTCTGTGCGATGCGCTGACCTATGCGGAACGTTTTGAGCCCGCTGCCGTCATCGACATCGCCACGCTGACAGGCGCTTGCGTGGTAGCGCTGGGTCACCACAACAGCGGCCTGTTCACGCGCACCAGTCCCGCACACGAGCACTTGGCCGCGGCGCTGCTGGCGGCCAGTAAACAGTCCGGCGATCCGATCTGGCGCATGCCCGTCGAGGAACCGTACTTCGAACAGCTCAAAAGCGAATTCGCCGATCTCGCCAACATCGGCAGCCCCGGCGGCGGTGCCATCGTCGCTGCGGCTTTCCTAGAGCGGTTCACCCGGAAGTACATCTGGGCCCACCTCGACGTCGCAGGTACGGCATGGAAGTCCGGCGCCGACAAGGGCGCGACGGGGCGTCCGGTGCCCCTACTAGCCCGCTGGCTGTGCAATCTCGCGCAAGAGCGCAGGCAGGAGAAAAGCGCATGA
- a CDS encoding aminotransferase class V-fold PLP-dependent enzyme — protein MKTDIYLDSNATTDTLPAAREAANRAMGDTYGNPSSTHSAGLRARAILNDTRARACRLLGVGSGALMFNSGATEGIQTAVLSALCSLREQRARGERTGSILVYGATEHKAVPESLKHWNRVLGLHLEIHALPVNGCGMHNLAELRALAADAALVCTMAANNETGAVSDLEGIAAALSGGNALWLVDCVQALGKISLHLSSTRIDYAPFSGHKLYAPKGVGMLYVRADAPFTPLIIGGGQENGMRSGTENMPGIAALGAVLAELEEGGSFRSCAQLEQAREKLIASLSRAFPDLMINTPLDQSLPTTLNVTVPSIDSGTLLDVFDAAGIRISAGSACSAAKALPSYVLKAMGLPDWRSSNAVRISIGAATDDVTIDAACSRIEQCAAALRIAFDDGAHADGIVRNGATCLDDHLPHADAVTAPGGVANKVEPAGYTTKAQEQAPHAKVDPSLQIGAAALPDFLKLHVGTVIVDVRDPVEHAVSRLPTSLSSALNIPLSRLAEAVPSWLALPERPPILFFCRSGNRSTAAGVLLRQLSYASAFSLDGGLALAAHLLDATNKTDGDPA, from the coding sequence ATGAAAACCGATATCTACCTCGACAGTAACGCCACCACCGACACCCTCCCCGCCGCCCGCGAAGCGGCGAATCGCGCGATGGGGGACACGTATGGCAATCCCAGCAGTACTCACTCAGCCGGGTTGCGGGCGCGAGCAATTTTGAATGACACGCGAGCGCGCGCTTGTCGCCTGCTCGGTGTCGGCAGCGGCGCACTGATGTTCAACAGTGGCGCCACCGAAGGCATTCAAACGGCCGTTTTGTCCGCACTGTGCTCGCTGCGCGAGCAGCGAGCTCGCGGCGAGCGCACCGGCTCGATTCTTGTGTATGGCGCGACTGAACACAAGGCCGTTCCCGAGAGTCTGAAGCATTGGAATCGCGTGCTTGGATTACATCTGGAAATACATGCCCTGCCCGTCAATGGCTGCGGCATGCACAATCTCGCTGAACTCCGAGCGCTTGCGGCTGATGCGGCGCTCGTGTGCACGATGGCCGCCAATAACGAGACAGGCGCCGTGTCCGACCTTGAAGGCATCGCCGCTGCGCTATCTGGCGGCAATGCCCTTTGGCTGGTGGACTGCGTCCAGGCACTGGGCAAGATATCACTGCATCTATCATCGACGCGTATCGATTACGCACCGTTTTCAGGACACAAGCTGTATGCACCAAAAGGCGTGGGAATGTTATACGTGCGCGCAGACGCACCGTTCACACCCTTGATCATTGGAGGCGGCCAGGAAAACGGCATGCGCTCCGGAACTGAAAATATGCCAGGTATCGCGGCACTTGGAGCAGTGCTTGCAGAGCTGGAAGAAGGCGGTTCATTTCGCAGTTGCGCCCAGTTAGAACAGGCCCGAGAGAAATTGATCGCCAGCCTGTCGCGCGCATTTCCAGACCTAATGATCAACACGCCGCTCGATCAATCTCTACCGACGACCTTGAATGTCACGGTGCCAAGTATTGACAGCGGCACCCTGCTTGATGTCTTCGACGCTGCCGGCATACGTATTTCAGCGGGCAGCGCCTGCTCTGCTGCAAAAGCGCTGCCCTCCTATGTACTGAAGGCGATGGGATTGCCCGATTGGCGCAGCAGCAATGCAGTACGCATCTCGATCGGCGCGGCGACCGACGACGTCACCATCGACGCCGCCTGCTCGCGTATCGAGCAATGTGCCGCTGCACTGCGCATAGCATTCGACGACGGTGCCCACGCAGACGGCATCGTTCGAAACGGGGCCACCTGCCTCGATGATCACCTGCCGCATGCAGACGCCGTTACAGCACCGGGCGGTGTCGCCAATAAAGTCGAGCCGGCGGGCTATACAACGAAGGCGCAGGAGCAGGCCCCGCATGCAAAGGTGGACCCGTCCTTGCAGATCGGTGCCGCTGCTTTGCCAGATTTCCTAAAGCTGCACGTAGGCACCGTCATCGTCGACGTGCGCGACCCGGTCGAGCACGCAGTAAGCAGATTGCCGACGAGCCTGTCGAGTGCCTTGAATATTCCACTGTCACGCCTGGCCGAGGCGGTGCCAAGCTGGCTGGCGCTACCAGAAAGGCCTCCGATCTTGTTCTTTTGCCGTAGCGGAAACCGCAGTACAGCCGCTGGAGTCTTGCTGCGCCAACTCAGTTACGCCTCCGCGTTCTCGCTCGATGGCGGCCTGGCACTGGCGGCCCACTTACTCGACGCCACCAATAAAACAGATGGGGACCCGGCATGA
- the trxB gene encoding thioredoxin-disulfide reductase, whose protein sequence is MKPTIHARVMILGSGPAGYSAAVYAARANLEPMLLTGLQQGGQLMTTTDVENWPGDPLGVQGPALMERLGQHAARFKTALASDHIHTAHLGEKPFRLEGDSGTYTCDALIIATGASARYLGLASEQAYMGRGVSACATCDGFFFRSLDVLVVGGGNTAVEEALYLANIARKVTLVHRRDLLRAEPILVDRLMARVEEGRIDLKFNQTLHEVVGDGSKVTGVVLASTADGQISRIDVAGVFVAIGHQPNTDLFAGQLEMCDGYIVTLGGRDGMVTATSVPGVFAAGDVQDHVYRQAITSAATGCMAALDAQRYFETLPD, encoded by the coding sequence ATGAAGCCGACCATCCACGCCCGTGTCATGATCCTCGGTTCTGGACCCGCCGGCTACAGCGCCGCCGTCTACGCCGCGCGCGCCAACCTGGAACCGATGCTGTTGACCGGCCTGCAGCAGGGTGGCCAATTGATGACCACCACCGACGTCGAAAACTGGCCCGGTGATCCGCTTGGCGTGCAAGGGCCCGCACTCATGGAACGCCTGGGCCAGCACGCCGCGCGATTCAAGACGGCGCTGGCGTCCGATCACATCCACACTGCGCACCTGGGCGAAAAACCGTTCCGGCTGGAGGGCGACAGCGGTACCTATACGTGCGACGCTCTGATCATCGCCACCGGCGCCTCGGCCCGCTACCTCGGTCTCGCCTCCGAGCAGGCCTATATGGGACGCGGCGTGTCCGCCTGTGCCACCTGCGACGGTTTTTTTTTCCGCAGCCTGGATGTACTGGTCGTCGGTGGCGGAAACACGGCCGTGGAGGAAGCCTTGTACCTGGCGAACATCGCGCGCAAGGTCACACTGGTGCACCGGCGCGACCTCCTGCGTGCCGAGCCGATTCTCGTCGATCGGCTGATGGCGCGGGTGGAGGAAGGCAGAATAGACCTGAAGTTCAATCAGACCTTGCACGAGGTAGTCGGTGACGGCAGTAAAGTTACCGGCGTCGTGCTGGCATCGACTGCGGATGGGCAAATCAGCCGAATCGACGTCGCTGGCGTGTTCGTGGCGATTGGGCACCAGCCCAATACGGATCTGTTTGCCGGACAGCTGGAGATGTGCGACGGTTACATTGTCACGCTCGGAGGACGCGACGGCATGGTCACCGCGACCAGTGTGCCGGGCGTGTTCGCGGCCGGGGACGTGCAGGACCACGTGTATCGCCAGGCCATTACCAGCGCCGCCACCGGCTGCATGGCAGCGCTCGATGCACAGCGCTATTTCGAAACGCTGCCGGATTGA
- a CDS encoding L-serine ammonia-lyase — MNMSIFDLFKIGVGPSSSHTVGPMIAARRFLLECDVLDQAVAVEVHLYGSLALTGVGHGTDHAVILGLMGEAPETLDPATVSTKLSQVAASGRITLLGLRRVPFTAESGLLWHKTTSLPEHPNGMRFVLHLADGKVTARTYYSVGGGFVTMAGEQQSATKQDGMLPFPFATMSDLLKLGKTHGMSIASMLRANELVRFGHAELDAGLDRIWHTMRDCIARGLENEGELPGGLRVKRRAARLFKDAHIGASVRRNELPHDATYHVTLYAMAVNEENAAGGRVVTAPTNGAAGIIPAVLRYYAEDCRPCDADTGIRVFLLAASAVGMLCKRNASISGAEVGCQGEVGVACAMAAAGLVAALGGTNEQVENAAEIGMEHHLGMTCDPIGGLVQIPCIERNGMGAIKAITAASLALRGDGNHFVSLDQVIETMRQTGADMQAKYKETSLGGLAVHVITVNHTAC, encoded by the coding sequence ATGAACATGAGCATATTCGACTTGTTCAAGATTGGCGTGGGGCCATCAAGTTCGCACACGGTGGGTCCAATGATTGCGGCACGACGCTTTCTGCTCGAATGCGATGTGCTCGATCAAGCGGTGGCCGTTGAGGTTCATTTGTATGGTTCGCTTGCCTTGACAGGTGTTGGTCACGGGACCGATCACGCGGTCATTCTCGGGCTGATGGGCGAAGCGCCCGAAACGCTCGATCCTGCGACAGTCAGCACAAAGCTGTCGCAAGTCGCAGCGTCGGGCCGCATCACCCTATTGGGCCTCAGACGTGTGCCATTTACTGCCGAAAGCGGATTGCTTTGGCACAAGACGACCTCTTTGCCCGAACACCCCAACGGCATGCGTTTCGTTCTTCACTTGGCCGATGGCAAGGTGACCGCGCGCACTTATTACTCAGTGGGTGGCGGGTTCGTCACGATGGCAGGCGAACAGCAGAGCGCGACGAAACAAGACGGTATGTTACCTTTCCCATTTGCTACGATGTCCGACCTGCTTAAGCTCGGCAAAACGCATGGCATGTCGATCGCCTCCATGCTGCGCGCCAACGAACTGGTGCGCTTCGGCCATGCTGAACTCGATGCTGGCCTTGACCGAATCTGGCACACGATGCGTGATTGCATCGCACGCGGCCTGGAGAACGAAGGAGAATTACCAGGCGGGTTACGAGTCAAACGCCGCGCCGCGCGCTTGTTCAAGGACGCGCACATCGGCGCTAGCGTGCGCCGCAACGAGTTGCCCCACGACGCCACTTATCACGTGACGCTTTACGCTATGGCAGTCAACGAAGAAAATGCCGCGGGTGGCAGGGTGGTGACGGCGCCAACAAACGGGGCTGCCGGCATTATTCCGGCAGTGTTACGCTATTACGCCGAAGACTGCCGTCCTTGCGATGCGGACACCGGCATCCGCGTTTTCCTGCTGGCTGCTTCGGCAGTCGGCATGCTCTGTAAGAGAAATGCCTCAATTTCAGGTGCCGAAGTGGGCTGTCAAGGTGAGGTCGGGGTTGCCTGCGCCATGGCGGCCGCCGGCCTGGTGGCTGCGCTTGGCGGCACCAATGAGCAGGTCGAAAACGCTGCTGAAATCGGTATGGAACACCACCTTGGCATGACTTGCGATCCGATCGGCGGTCTCGTGCAGATACCCTGTATAGAGCGAAACGGCATGGGAGCAATCAAGGCCATTACTGCCGCCTCCCTGGCATTGCGGGGCGACGGTAATCACTTTGTCAGCCTTGACCAGGTCATCGAAACAATGCGTCAGACCGGCGCAGACATGCAAGCAAAGTACAAGGAAACGTCTCTCGGCGGCCTGGCGGTGCATGTCATTACCGTCAACCATACGGCCTGCTGA